The genomic region TGCACGGACTTCGTCTTCCCCGTCAGCAGCGGCAGCAGCGACTGCCCCCACAACTCCGGCGCGATGTCGACCCCAAAGGCATCCAGCACCGTGGCGGTTATGTTCCAGGGCTGCGTGATCGCCTCGAAACGCCGTTCACCGGTCTGCCCCGGAAGCTTGATCATCAGGGGGATATGGCAAACGCCGCGGTAGTGCGGGAACCACTGATGGGGCTGCACAGCAGGCTTGCCCGCTGCCATCATCCGACCGTCCGCACCCAGCATGTGCCCCTTCTGAAGCATCCCGTTGTCATCCGGATAGCCCATGCAGGTGCCATGGTCGGTTGTGAAGATCAGCAGCACCTCGTCCTTGATCCCAAGCCGCTCCAGGGCCGCCAGCAGCCGCCCGAAGGAGGCATCGACCATCGACACCTCGCCGGCGTACCTCGCCCGGATGCTCTTCAGCTCCCGGGCGGTGATCCCCAGGGACTTGAGCAGGCCGTAGGTCGGCGCCTCAAACCGGCGGCCATGGAAGCCGGTGTCGTACATCTCCTCGTACCATACCGGCGGGTCCCAGGGCTCGTGTGGGTCGAAGGTGTCCAGGTACAGGAAGAAGTCGGGCCGCGTGTAGTTGCGCTCAAGCCACTCGATCGCCTTTGAGTAGGTCTTCGGCGCGAACCAATCCTCCTCAACCCGTCGATGCGCGCGTGTCTGCAGGATCTGGTGCCACCAGTCAGCCCCGTAACGTATCAGCTCGGGGTCGACCGGGAACTCTAGAGGGACGCCGGCGTCCATGCAGCAGGGATCGGCCTCCTGGCCACGGTTGCAGACCCAGGCGGTGAAGCCCTTGTACAGGTTGATCCCCCGCGTCACCGTGTTCTGAACATCGGTCACCATCATGGAAGGCACACCGGCCTGCGCCAGTCGCTCCGGCAGCGTCACCTCGTCCCCATCGATCATCTTCCAGCGGTTGAAGGGGACGCCCTTGTCCCCGCGTCCCAGGAACAGGTCGCGGCGCGTCGGCACCGTCGGAAAGGACCCGATGTAGGCGTGGTCAAAGACGTTGGCCTGCGCCGCCAGTCTATCGAAGTTCGGCGTGTGGATCCAGGGGTTCCCGTAGGCGCCGAGATGGTCACGGCGAAGCGAGTCGGTGACGACGAGGATGACCTTCATGGCAGCCTCTTCCTCTCGGAGTGGTGATCGGAGGGCCACGGCAGAAGACTACGACCTATGGGGGTGCTTCGGCAGGAGGCGCCACAGGACCTTCAGGGGGATACGAAAAGGGCCCCGGAACAAGTCCGGGGCCCTTGGTTACGACGGTAAGGGGCTGCCTACCAGGAGGAGCCGTAGCGGATGCCGAAGACCTGGATGTCCATGTCGTCATCTTCGCCCTGCACGGTACCGAAGTCCAAGGCGAGGCGGTTGTACTGCGCGCTGGCGCCCCAGGTGAAGTCGCTGTCGAGGGAGCCGACGCGGCCGGTGAGGTACTTGCACAGCTTGTACTCGCCACCGAAGTTGGTGGTGCTGCCATCGTAGGTGTCATCGTTCAGGTCGATGAGGTCGACGGCGAGCTTGGCGCGGCCGGTCTGGAAGGCAAGGCCGGCGTTGTAGTAGCGCTGGAACTCGTCGGCAACATCAACGCAGGTCGCCCCGAAGGACCAGGTGCCGGGGAAGCCAAGCAGATCGATCTGGTTCTGGTACTGCAGGCCGAGATCGACAGTCACACGAGAGACGGTGTGGACGCCGAGAACCGTCGGATACACGGGTTCGATGAACTTGTTCTGGCTGAGAAGAACGCCCCAGGCGAAGCCCTTGTCGGCCGTTTTCGAGAACCCCTGGCCGAAGCCTGCGAACCAGGACTTGTCGCCTTCAAGCCAATTGTAGCCGGCGCCAACACCCCAGTTCTCATTCTGGCGGCGCATGGAAGCCTGCAGCGCCCAGACGTCCATCTGACTGCCATTGGAGTCGCTCATGTAGCCAACCTGCCCGACCCAGTTGTCGGACGCGTTGGTGGTGAAGCCATTGTCGGTAAGGCGCGCAAGACCCGCGGGGTTGACATACGCGGTGGCATCCTCGTTGGTCATTGCCAGACCAGCGCCGCCGCGCCCCAGCCACGCCGCGTTCTGCGCGAAAGCCGGGCACAGACTGGCGGCCATTGCGGCGATGAGTACTGCTGCGAACAGGCCGACACTCCTCATTGTGTTACCTCCCATTGATGTAGTGCTGCTTCCGCCCGGCTTTCCCGGGGGGACACACTTCTGCGCCATTATAGCGGCGTGCCCCGCGATGTCAAGGATGGCCCTTCCGCTACGCTGCCCTGGACACGCTAGCAGTCCTGCCGTTCTCACCCCTGTAGTAGGGCCGAGCTGCGCACGTGACCGAACCCCCAGCACTGTCCGCCGCAGCCTTGACGGATACATGAAGGCAGGTTATCCTTCTCGCAAGCCTTGCGAGGGGCCGCGACGATCCGCGCTCGAAGACCGTAGGATTGCTTCACCCATGAAGTGGCCTGGTCACGGGAAGGGAGAGGCTCAGCTTGCGCATCCTCCATCTGGCGGCCGGAGCCGGACCGATGTACTGCGGCGCCTGTGCACGTGACCTGGCCCTTGCCCGAGGGCTCATCGGCCGCGGGCATGACTTCCAGATCATCCCGCTGTACACGCCTCTCAAGACCGAGGGCGACGACCCCTTCCCCACTCAACCTGTCTTCCTCGGCGGCATCAACGCCTATCTGCAACAGTATTCAGGCCTGTTCCGTCGCCTGCCGCCCTTCCTCGACCGCATACTTGACAGCCCTGCACTCCTCCGCTGGGCCTCCCGGTTCGCGCTGAGTACCGAAGCCGCAGACCTCGGCGCCACGACGGTCTCCGTCCTGGCTGGCCGCGAGGGCAACCAGGTCAAGGAGTTCGCCCGCCTTCTGGACTACCTCCTCTCCCAGGATCGTCCCCACCTGTTCAGCATCACGAACACGCTCCTGTCGGGCGTAGCGCCGGAGCTAAAGGCACGCTTCGGTCTGCCGATCACCTGCGGCCTCCAGGGCGAAGACGGCTTCGTCCGCTCGATGACCGAGCCCCATCGAACCCAGGCCCAGGACCTCATGCGCCGCAACGCCAGGGCCATCGACCTGTTCATTGCTCCGACCCACGCCTATGCGCAGGAGATGGCCGACTACCTGGCCCTGCCCGCTGAGAAGGTCAAGGTCGTCCACACTGGGCTAGAGGTCGACCCCTATCGTCGCATCGCGATGGGACGCTCGGCTCGCCTGGCCGACGCGCCCTTCACTCTTGGCTACCTGTCCTCCATCACCCCCGGCAAGGGGCTTGACCTGCTGGTGGAGGCGCTGCGAGTGCTCTTGCGCGATGCGGGCCGTGACGTGCGGCTTCGCGTGGCTGGCCTCGTACTCGACGCAGGCTACTGGAGGAGCCTCCAGGCATCGGTGAAGCGATCGGGGCTCGCTGATCGGATCGAATATCTGGGGGAGGTCGGTCTCGAGGGGAAGCTTGGCCTGCTGTCCGGCGTCGACGCTTTCTCCGTCCCCAGCAGGTTCAGTGAGGCTCGCGGCGTTGCCGTCATGGAAGCCCTGGCCGCCGGGGTGCCGGTCGTCGTGCCAAACGCCGGTGCATACCCCGAACTGCTCGCCCTCTGTGGCGGCGGAACGCTGTTCCCACCGGGTGACGCTGCGGCCCTGGCCTCTCAACTCGCACAGGTCATGGACGACCCCGCGGGAGCGCATCAGAGGGCCCAGGCAGGCTCGGAGGCTCTGGCCACGCTCTACTCCCATGAACGGACCGCCGCCGAGTACGAGAAGGCGCTGGAACCCCTGCTCCCGACCTGAGCAGCTTCCCCGAAGTCGCCTCGGCCAGAGCACCGGCCGGCTCTACTCCTCCGCGATGAAGGGGTTGGCCGGTAGCCCGCGCGGGTCACGCTCAAAGGGCGTCACGTCACTCGTCTGCAGGTACCAGTCCAGCAGCCGCGACTCCAGGTCTGCCCTCACCTCAGAGCAGTCCGAACAGTCGTAGAGGTTGTTCAACTCGCGCGGGTCCGCGGTCAGATCATACAGCTCACTGACGCCCTCCACCCGCCGAATCAGCTTGTGCGTGGCTGTGCGGATCATCGCCGCTCGGCAGACGCTGTTCGGGTGTTCCTGCTGGAGCTTGCCCTTCGGGTAGTAGATGGCTTTCCGGTCGGTCCAGGTGGCCTCCTGGCCCGGAGTGCCCTCGAAGCACAGCGGCTCGTGGCGTGCGTATCCTCCCTCGGCGAAGACGGCGCGGTCTGGGTCGCCGCAAGCTCCCTGCAACTGCGGCACCAGGCTCCGCGCGAAGTGTGTGTGCTGGGCCTCAATCCCCGCGAGCTCAAGCACCGTCGCCATCATGTCGAAGCACTCAATGGGCTCCTCGACCACATGCCCGCTGACCCCTCCGGGAGTGTGCACCACGAAGGGAACCCGGGTCATGCAGTCGTCGAGGCCGCTGGGCCACTTCTCCACCAGGCCAAAGTCGCCGGCCCAGTCTCCATGATCCGAGAAGAACACCACTGTCGTGTCCTCGGCAAGGCCCGTCTCCTCAAGGGTCGCCAGCAGCCTTCCGACCAACTCGTCGGTGAACCCGGTCATCCCCAGGTACACGGCCTGGATCTTGCGCAGCAGCTCCTCGGAGACCTCGGTCAGCCTTCGCGTCTCGCGGATCAGGCTGTGGAAGTCAGGCTTGCCCGGAAGATCCGCCGGTCGAAGCGCAGGCACCTCTGCCGGGTCGAAGCGGTCGTGCCAGTGCACCGGCGCTGAATACGGGCAGTGCGGGAAGGTCAGCGGTAGGTATACCGCAAAGGGCTCCTTCGGCTTTGAGCGCAGGAAGTCGATGGCCGACGAGACGTTCGCGTAATCGCCGTGCTCCTCCAGCGAACCCTTGTAGGGCTCGTACAGGAAGCTGTAGTACTCGGGGTCGTCCAGCGAGTAGGGATTGGCACCATGCATTCCGCCGCGGCGTCGGGTCTCCGCAGAGGTCACGCTGAGCGCAAAGCTCTCCGGCGAGAGCAGATCATTCTTGCCGTACCATCGCACCTGGTACCCCGACTGCTTGAGATAGCGCAGCAGGTTCGGCTCCTCCGGTCGCAGGCAGTGCCACAGCGTTCGGTGGCCCCGCACATGCGGGTACCACCCGGTCATGAAGCTCGCCCGCGACGGCGTGCAGACGGGGTGCTGCACATGGCATTGCTCGAAGCGTGTGCCCTGGGCGGCGAGCGCGTCGATGTTCGGCGTCTCGACGAGCAGATGCCCGTAGCAGCGCACGCTCTCGGCACGCAGTTCATCCGGGTTGATGAGCAGGAAGTTCATGGATCGCACCTCAGCGGAGGGTCTGGGGTAGGAGTCACGAGCCGCTGCCCCCGGAACTGGAGGCAGCGGCCCTCAAGGCTAGCGTCACAATCCTCACTTCACCAGACCGAGACGGACCTCATACATATCTGCCCCGACCTCGCGCGAGGCAGCGATGGTCTCCGGGTAGGGCGTGTCGCAGCAGTCGACGAAGCCGATCTGGTAGTTCTCGCCATCCAGCCCGCGACCCGTGGTCGGCTCATCCTGGTACTTGAACCAGCCGGTGCCGACGAAAGTGGGATTCAGCAGGGCGCCACGCAGGTAGCTTCGGTACACGTCGGCACGCTCCGCCTGGTCCTTCACCTTCACGAGACCGGTGTGGAACATCCCCCGATCGAGGGCGCCGAAGTGGAACTCACCGATGATCCTCGGCACGTCACCGAGACCGGCGAAGTCCAGGTCGGCCACAGAGCGCCGGTACAGGTTGTAGCTCACCACGTCACAGTACTTCGCGGCGGCCTGCGCGGCGGCGTTGTTGGTCCAGGCGAAACGGCACCCGAGATACAGGTTGTCCGGCGCGACTTCCTTCACGCAGTCCCGCACGGTCTTGAAGTAGGTCTCGGCGAGCTTGGAGTAGAAGGCGCGAAGGTCCTCGCCTGCCTTCTGCTTGTCCGGTGCGGCACGACTCTCGAGCAGCGCCTCCCAGGAGGCGCAGGTGGTTCCCCAGATGGCATTGAGCTTGTCGATGGTACCGTACTTCGCCTTGAGGTCCTCGAGGAACACGCGCTTTGCCGCCTGATCGGCCGGTGACTGGAGAGCCGCCAGGGCCAGAGAAGTGTCGTCGCCCCACGAGAGCTCATTGTCGACGAAGTAGCCCAGGCACCAGGGGTCCCCTGCGCTCTTGCCGACCTCCTGGGCCATGCGCTTCTGTGTGGCCTCCTTGAAGCTGGGGTCGAAGACATCCCGGAACTGCCCCCAGTAGCCGGTGCTACCCGCGATGTTCTTGCCCCCGGTCCCTGCGGCGACCGTGTAGGGAGTCTGATGCATGAGGTACACGTTCTGGTCCGACCAGTTGGCGATCGTGTTCATGCCCCAGCTTGCGAGACGCCGGTGTGCCTGCTGCGCGGAAAGGTCCCGCCAGCTATCCCCGTACTTGCGCTTGAGGTTGGCGTTGGTGAAGTTGAAGACCTTGGGCTGCTTGCCCGCATAGTAGCCATTCACAACGTGCCCCTGGACGCCCCAGAACTCCTGGAACTCCGGCTTGTCCCCCCCGAAGTCCTGGAACCACGTCTTCCGGTCATCGGTCGGCGTGTAGTCGCCGCTACGCACGCAGTCCATTCCGTGGGCCCAGAAGAGCTTGCCGTCGGGATCGACCAGCCACCACTTGCCGTCGTACTTCTCCGTGCGGAAGAACCCCGTGGCCTTCAGCGTCGGCCCCTTGGCGTAGCCGCCCCACTTGTCCCAGGTTGCCGGACGGGGATGGTCGGCCAGGTCCTTAGCCTCCTCGGTCACGCGCTGAGTCATCTCCGCCACCGAATGGGTCTTGCCCGGCCACTCGCGATGCACGTACTGGCCGAAGGTGTCGATGAAGGGGAAGAAGGTCTCCGCCGTCACCGTGTCCGGCGGTGGCGGGGTGTAGGTTCCACCGGCGCGCACGTTGTCGATCTCATAGGAGTGGTCGGCCGTGGGCTTGCCGACGAAAACCACAAGCTGCGTAACCTTCGCCGGGTCGATGGTGTGGGTGGTGTCGGCCTGCTGGGTCGGGTAGCCCCTCATGCCAAAGAGCTTGATACCGGGGATCCCCTGCGGCTTGCGGCTGAAGGTCACCTGCAGCACTCCGCTCTCGCCGGGCTTGAGGGCGATGTTGCCTGTGTTGCAGTTGTTGACACCGTCGGCGCCGGCGTTGTCAACGCGGCAGTTGACCTGCACGTCCTTGGTGCCGACGTTCCGCACATCAAGGGCGATGTAGTCGCACTTCGATAGGTCCCAGGTGCCGCCGGGAGCGACCAGAGTGATGCCCGGCCAGTCCACACCGTGACCGCTATCCACCCGAAGAGCGGAACCGCCCTCGGTCTTGGCCTGGGAGACCTTCACGTCGGAGGTCGGGACCTTCGAGAAGTCAAAGCCGCCCTCGAAATCGAAGAGCATGAGGTCTGCTGCTGCGCAGTGGACGGGCACGGTGAAGGCCAGACAGGCCAGCGCCGGGAGAGCCAACGCGCCGATGGACAAGAAGGACAGATACCTGTTCATGGTGTCGGGATGACCTCCTGGGTCACGACAGAGATGCGTGGGATGACACATGAGAGCACACAGTCAAAAGTCTACGCCGACTGCGGGGCACGACAGAGAGCCGCTACAAGTCGCTTCGCCCGGCGAGGCACAACTTCCTTCCACCTCCCCATGAGGAATCAGCAGGGCCTGTGGCGAAGCTTCCCGCTGCGTCGACCACACTGGGAGCTTACCAGCCTCAATGAGGAAGGGAAGTGCTGGAATGTCGCCCGCCAACAAACCAACATCAGAAGAGCAGGATCGCGCACGACGTCTTGAGTGGTTCCGCAAAGCTCGCTTCGGCATGTTCATCCACTGGGGCCTGTACGCCCAGTTGGGCCGCCACGAGTGGGTCATGAACCGCGAACGGATTCCGCTGGAGGAGTACGAGCCACTGGCAGATTCCTGGAAACCGGGACCCTGGCCCGCTCGGAAGTGGGCGAAGCTCGCAAGGCAAGCCGGTCAGCGCTACATGGTCATGACGACCAAGCATCATGAGGGGTTCTGCCTCTTCAACTCCGAGCTGACCGACTACAACGCCGTGAAACGCGGTCCCAAGCGCGACCTGGTGGCGGAGTACGTTGAGGCGGCCCGTGACGAGGGGCTCAAGGTCGGCTTCTACTACTCTCTCATGGACTGGCACCACCCCGACGGGGCCAAGTGCGCGAAAAACGAGAAGTCGCGTCGCCGCTTCGTCGACTACATCCACGGGCAGATCCGCGAGCTGCTGAGCAACTACGGCAAGATCGACATCCTGTGGTATGACGTGTCCTGGCCCCTCGACGCCGAGGGCTGGGAGTCCGAGAAGATGAACCGTATGGCGCTCGAACTGCAGCCCGACATCATCATCAACAACCGTAACCAGCTACCCGGCGACTTCGGCACACCCGAGCAGCACATCCGGGCGGAGGAAGGCGGCCGAATGTGGGAAGCCTGCATGACCTTCAACAACGCCTGGGGCTACACTCCGATTGACACCGACTGGAAGGACGCCGGGGCGGTTGCAGGGATGCTGCGCCAGGTTGCAGCCGGCGGCGGCAACCTCCTGCTGAACATCGGCCCGGCACCGGACGGCAGTGTTCCGGCACCGTGCCCGAAGGTCCTCAAGCAGGTCGGCGAGTGGCTCGACAAGTACGGCGACGCGATCTACGACGCCACGGACGCGATGCAGCAGGAGTGGTCGCCCATCGGCGCCTTCACCCGCAAGGGAGACACACTGTACTACCACGTCAACCGCTGGCCGGGCTCGCAGATCGCTATCGGCGGGCTACAGTGCGAGGTGAAGGAAGCGCATCTGATGGGTGGCCCGGAAGTGGCCTTCACGCAGAAGCTGGACCGCCTGGTGCTGACCGGCTTGCCCGAGCAGGCACCCGATCCGGTGACGACAGTCCTTGAGCTGAAGGTATCGGGAGAACCGCGCCAGACCCTCGGCGCCGGCTGCGTAATGCTCCCCAAGGACCCCTGGAAGAAGCTCTAGGCCCGACTCAGGCAGTCCCCTTCGCTGTGCCATCGAGAGGGGCGCCGCCAGATCGGCGCCCCTCTTCCGTTGCTGGATGTCCTCTTTGTCGCCCGGGTCCCCTCTGGACCCGTCGGAGGTTCCGGCAAAGGTCAGAGAAGGGGACTGTTGACAAGGTGGTGAACAGACAGGCCGAGACTGGAACTCAGATCATGCGCCGCCCGCCAGGGGTACAGGAGGACGTCGATGGGACGCAAAGCTGCGTGGGTGACTGTCGCTCTGGTGATTGTCTCGCAGATGGCGTGGGCGCAGCCGACTTCCCCGGCTGCTACCGAGGCAAGCCTCCTCGGGACGTGGTTGGTGCGTACCCAGGAACTCGAAGTCCAGTTGGTGCTGCGGGTGGATGGCACCTTCACCCGCACCGCCAGGGGAATCGGACAGGATGGCACTTTTACCGGTCGCTACACGGTAAGCGGGGCGAAGATCACCTTCCGCGACGAGGGCTCGGCGGAGAGCACTACCCTCAACTACAAGCTTGCCGGCGACCTGCTGACCGTGACCGACGACGACGGCAACGGGTTTCAGCTTGCGCGCCAACCGGTACCGGGAACCGTACCGGCACCGACGGTCACCAGCCTAGAGCGCCTGTGCGGCAAGTGGGTGCGGCAGGACGGACAGCCTGCAGTCACCTATGAGTTCTCTGCCGATGGCTCCTACGTGATGACCGTCAAGTCAGCCCTTGCCGATGCGCGAGGAACCGGCAAGTACCGACTCCAGGGCAACGTACTGGAGACGACACCGGACAGCGGCACCCCGCTTCGCAGATACCAGTACCGCCTTGCCGATCCCAACACGCTCGAACTGACCGATCCTGCCGGTCCCCCGATGCGCTTCGCTCGTGACGCTGCGGCACAGGCGCCCGCAAACATCGCTCAGCCGGCTACCGCAGCACCGACCCTTGTGCCCCCAGTCGGCGACCTCAAGGTCCCCCTGCCGCTGCCCCGCGTCGCAGGCGGGCACCTCGTGTACACCCGTTGGGTGCCCGCGGTCGCAGCCGCCGGCGGCTTGCAGGCAACCGGGATCGTGCCGAAGCTGTTCGTCATGAACTCCGACGGCAGCGCAAAGCAGCCCTTCCTGACCGGTGAGCCCTTCACTTCCTTCAAGCAGGCACGGTGGTCGCCGAAGTACGACCGCCTCGCCTTCTGCTCTGACTGGATGATGGCCAGGTCTGCCTGCATGGAGGACATCTTCATCGCCCGCGCGGATGGTCTCGGGGTCCTCCGCGTCACAGGCAACGAGCTGCGCGCACCAGCTCCCGAGGGCTACGGGATCGTCACCGGCCTGGTGGAGGACAACACCCGAGCTGAGTTCGTCGCCGCCACCTCGCCCACCGAGATCAGCGTGACCGCCCAGGGCTCTGACGGCACGGTCTTCCACCCCGGCCAGAAGGTCGATGTGGATGTCGTCAACCAGAAGAACGAGAAGCTGCGCGACGCCCAGGTTCACCGCTTCATCCTGCCCCGGGTGATGGCAGGCAAGCAAGTCTGGCTGAAGCTGTGGAAGACGCCGGACAACGGCAGCGTTCACCTCATCGAGGTAAAGCCGAACCAGGTGAACGATGTTGGGCCCCTTCAGGTCTCGGGGGCCACCCTCAAAGCCTGGCAGCCCAGCCTGAGCGATGACCAGCGCTATGTGGTCGGCATGGGGAGCATGACCTGGCTGGAGTACCGGACGAACCGCGCCGAGATGGGGATCGCCGCCACCCTCCCCGGGGGGTACGATCCGCAGTTCCGCAAGGAGCGCGAAGGCGCAGACAACGTGAGCCTGTATGACATCACCAGGGGCGGCATCCCGATCGCCATGTTCGAGCCCACTCGCGCCCTCGGAGAGAACGCCAAAGACCCGGCTCTCTCCCCCGATGGCCAGTGGATCGCCGTCGCCTGGGGTCGCGCTCTGAGCGAAAACCTCGCGTTGGTCAGCGTTGCCGACCTCATCGCAAACCACCCCAACCCGCGGGTTCTGGTGCAGGGCCAGATGATCCTGCCCAACGCTGTGACGACCTTTCAGAGCCTCAGTCACGGTGCCGGCTCTCCGGCCTGGTCCTCAGATGGCCGAAGCATCGCCTTCGCCTACGGCTCCTGTACGACCGACTACAACAGCGCACAGATTGCTGTGGTGAAGGCGGACGGCTCCGGCCTGCGTCAACTGACCAACTTCCCCATTAACCAGTTAGCCTGTCAGCCCTGCTTCTCCCCCGACGGCACGCAGATCGCTTTCACAGTCCTCACCGGCAAGGTGGGGCCCATGCGCATGGAGAACTTGATCGCGATGCAGTTCACCTCCGACATCTACGTCATCGGCGTCGATGGCACAGGGCTGCGACGCCTTACAGACGACGGCGCCTCCAGTGAGCCCGCCTGGGGACCCTGAACACATGTCCGGCGACCACTCGACACAGC from Armatimonadia bacterium harbors:
- a CDS encoding glycosyltransferase family 4 protein; translation: MRILHLAAGAGPMYCGACARDLALARGLIGRGHDFQIIPLYTPLKTEGDDPFPTQPVFLGGINAYLQQYSGLFRRLPPFLDRILDSPALLRWASRFALSTEAADLGATTVSVLAGREGNQVKEFARLLDYLLSQDRPHLFSITNTLLSGVAPELKARFGLPITCGLQGEDGFVRSMTEPHRTQAQDLMRRNARAIDLFIAPTHAYAQEMADYLALPAEKVKVVHTGLEVDPYRRIAMGRSARLADAPFTLGYLSSITPGKGLDLLVEALRVLLRDAGRDVRLRVAGLVLDAGYWRSLQASVKRSGLADRIEYLGEVGLEGKLGLLSGVDAFSVPSRFSEARGVAVMEALAAGVPVVVPNAGAYPELLALCGGGTLFPPGDAAALASQLAQVMDDPAGAHQRAQAGSEALATLYSHERTAAEYEKALEPLLPT
- a CDS encoding sulfatase-like hydrolase/transferase, with the translated sequence MNFLLINPDELRAESVRCYGHLLVETPNIDALAAQGTRFEQCHVQHPVCTPSRASFMTGWYPHVRGHRTLWHCLRPEEPNLLRYLKQSGYQVRWYGKNDLLSPESFALSVTSAETRRRGGMHGANPYSLDDPEYYSFLYEPYKGSLEEHGDYANVSSAIDFLRSKPKEPFAVYLPLTFPHCPYSAPVHWHDRFDPAEVPALRPADLPGKPDFHSLIRETRRLTEVSEELLRKIQAVYLGMTGFTDELVGRLLATLEETGLAEDTTVVFFSDHGDWAGDFGLVEKWPSGLDDCMTRVPFVVHTPGGVSGHVVEEPIECFDMMATVLELAGIEAQHTHFARSLVPQLQGACGDPDRAVFAEGGYARHEPLCFEGTPGQEATWTDRKAIYYPKGKLQQEHPNSVCRAAMIRTATHKLIRRVEGVSELYDLTADPRELNNLYDCSDCSEVRADLESRLLDWYLQTSDVTPFERDPRGLPANPFIAEE
- a CDS encoding beta-galactosidase — its product is MNRYLSFLSIGALALPALACLAFTVPVHCAAADLMLFDFEGGFDFSKVPTSDVKVSQAKTEGGSALRVDSGHGVDWPGITLVAPGGTWDLSKCDYIALDVRNVGTKDVQVNCRVDNAGADGVNNCNTGNIALKPGESGVLQVTFSRKPQGIPGIKLFGMRGYPTQQADTTHTIDPAKVTQLVVFVGKPTADHSYEIDNVRAGGTYTPPPPDTVTAETFFPFIDTFGQYVHREWPGKTHSVAEMTQRVTEEAKDLADHPRPATWDKWGGYAKGPTLKATGFFRTEKYDGKWWLVDPDGKLFWAHGMDCVRSGDYTPTDDRKTWFQDFGGDKPEFQEFWGVQGHVVNGYYAGKQPKVFNFTNANLKRKYGDSWRDLSAQQAHRRLASWGMNTIANWSDQNVYLMHQTPYTVAAGTGGKNIAGSTGYWGQFRDVFDPSFKEATQKRMAQEVGKSAGDPWCLGYFVDNELSWGDDTSLALAALQSPADQAAKRVFLEDLKAKYGTIDKLNAIWGTTCASWEALLESRAAPDKQKAGEDLRAFYSKLAETYFKTVRDCVKEVAPDNLYLGCRFAWTNNAAAQAAAKYCDVVSYNLYRRSVADLDFAGLGDVPRIIGEFHFGALDRGMFHTGLVKVKDQAERADVYRSYLRGALLNPTFVGTGWFKYQDEPTTGRGLDGENYQIGFVDCCDTPYPETIAASREVGADMYEVRLGLVK
- a CDS encoding sulfatase, which encodes MKVILVVTDSLRRDHLGAYGNPWIHTPNFDRLAAQANVFDHAYIGSFPTVPTRRDLFLGRGDKGVPFNRWKMIDGDEVTLPERLAQAGVPSMMVTDVQNTVTRGINLYKGFTAWVCNRGQEADPCCMDAGVPLEFPVDPELIRYGADWWHQILQTRAHRRVEEDWFAPKTYSKAIEWLERNYTRPDFFLYLDTFDPHEPWDPPVWYEEMYDTGFHGRRFEAPTYGLLKSLGITARELKSIRARYAGEVSMVDASFGRLLAALERLGIKDEVLLIFTTDHGTCMGYPDDNGMLQKGHMLGADGRMMAAGKPAVQPHQWFPHYRGVCHIPLMIKLPGQTGERRFEAITQPWNITATVLDAFGVDIAPELWGQSLLPLLTGKTKSVQDAAVLGAAGGHAQVMTREWMYCTWRGQRKPALYDLEADPNTRRNVVSKHAEVVSALREHLAAYLDRQGMGEMLARYE
- a CDS encoding alpha-L-fucosidase; its protein translation is MSPANKPTSEEQDRARRLEWFRKARFGMFIHWGLYAQLGRHEWVMNRERIPLEEYEPLADSWKPGPWPARKWAKLARQAGQRYMVMTTKHHEGFCLFNSELTDYNAVKRGPKRDLVAEYVEAARDEGLKVGFYYSLMDWHHPDGAKCAKNEKSRRRFVDYIHGQIRELLSNYGKIDILWYDVSWPLDAEGWESEKMNRMALELQPDIIINNRNQLPGDFGTPEQHIRAEEGGRMWEACMTFNNAWGYTPIDTDWKDAGAVAGMLRQVAAGGGNLLLNIGPAPDGSVPAPCPKVLKQVGEWLDKYGDAIYDATDAMQQEWSPIGAFTRKGDTLYYHVNRWPGSQIAIGGLQCEVKEAHLMGGPEVAFTQKLDRLVLTGLPEQAPDPVTTVLELKVSGEPRQTLGAGCVMLPKDPWKKL